Proteins encoded together in one Deltaproteobacteria bacterium window:
- the rpmC gene encoding 50S ribosomal protein L29 has protein sequence MLKPADLNKKDLSELKVLAKELVEERFKLSLQAKLGQLEKTHRLPEIRRDIARVKTLLRQRQEEKTHVDL, from the coding sequence ATGTTGAAGCCAGCTGATTTAAATAAAAAAGATTTAAGCGAATTAAAAGTCCTCGCAAAAGAATTAGTCGAGGAGCGTTTTAAGCTAAGTCTCCAAGCAAAATTGGGGCAGTTAGAAAAAACGCACCGTTTGCCTGAAATTAGGCGAGACATTGCGAGAGTAAAGACGTTGTTGCGACAAAGACAGGAAGAAAAAACTCATGTGGACCTCTAA
- the rpsQ gene encoding 30S ribosomal protein S17: MAEKKITKRKIGIVVSDKMQKTVVVQVRRLVKHREFKKFIRLKKKFMAHDEANACKIGDKVEIAESRPLSARKRWVVNKILEKSKTAGLTEVSEIDS, from the coding sequence ATGGCTGAAAAGAAAATCACTAAAAGAAAAATTGGCATTGTGGTGAGCGACAAAATGCAAAAAACCGTGGTCGTTCAGGTGCGGCGCTTGGTTAAGCATCGTGAATTTAAAAAATTCATTCGCTTAAAGAAAAAATTTATGGCCCACGACGAAGCCAATGCTTGTAAAATAGGCGACAAGGTAGAAATTGCCGAATCCAGGCCATTGTCGGCACGTAAACGTTGGGTGGTTAATAAAATTTTAGAAAAATCAAAGACTGCAGGGTTAACTGAAGTAAGTGAGATTGATTCATGA
- the rplN gene encoding 50S ribosomal protein L14, with translation MIQQETLLNSADNTGAKKLLCIKVLGGTKRRYATLGDKIVVSVKEASADAKVKKGDVKKGVIVRLHKEVRRSDGSYIRFDDNAVVLIDDKGEPLGTRIFGPVARELRAKKYMKIISLAPEVI, from the coding sequence ATGATTCAACAAGAAACTTTACTCAATTCGGCCGATAACACCGGGGCTAAGAAGCTCCTTTGTATTAAAGTGCTGGGGGGCACAAAAAGGCGCTATGCCACGCTAGGGGACAAAATTGTCGTGTCGGTTAAAGAAGCCTCAGCCGATGCCAAAGTTAAGAAGGGCGATGTTAAGAAAGGCGTTATTGTGCGTTTACATAAAGAAGTGAGACGAAGCGATGGCAGTTATATTCGCTTTGATGATAATGCCGTGGTGTTGATCGACGACAAAGGTGAACCTTTAGGTACGCGTATCTTTGGGCCAGTGGCTAGAGAGTTGCGGGCAAAAAAGTATATGAAGATAATCTCGCTAGCACCGGAGGTTATCTAG
- the rplX gene encoding 50S ribosomal protein L24, whose translation MLNKARKDIKRNDTVEIMVGKDRGKTGVVLKILREQNRAVVEKINLVKRHTKPNAQLKQGGIIEKEATIHLSNLKKTADAAPEKESTKSKKVKA comes from the coding sequence ATGTTAAATAAGGCTCGCAAAGATATTAAACGAAACGATACCGTCGAGATCATGGTAGGAAAAGATCGTGGTAAGACGGGCGTGGTCTTAAAGATATTGCGAGAACAAAATCGGGCGGTGGTAGAAAAGATCAACCTCGTTAAACGACACACCAAACCCAATGCCCAATTAAAGCAGGGTGGAATTATTGAAAAAGAGGCTACCATTCATCTGTCAAACTTAAAAAAGACAGCAGATGCAGCCCCAGAAAAAGAGTCGACTAAAAGCAAGAAGGTGAAGGCTTGA
- the rplE gene encoding 50S ribosomal protein L5: MKEFNYSNAMQVPNLSKIVINACVSEAVQNAKILDTVAKEIADITGQKPVITRAKKAISNFKLRQGQPIGCRVTLRKRLMWEFLYRLINISLPRVRDFRGVSGKAFDNDGNYTLGIKEQIIFPEINFDNVSKVYGLNVSLVTTAKTTPEAKSLLKNLGVPFRN; this comes from the coding sequence ATGAAGGAATTTAATTATAGCAACGCCATGCAGGTTCCTAATTTGTCAAAAATAGTCATTAATGCTTGCGTATCTGAAGCGGTGCAAAATGCCAAAATTCTTGATACCGTGGCCAAAGAGATTGCTGACATTACAGGTCAAAAACCGGTTATTACTCGGGCTAAAAAGGCTATTTCTAATTTTAAATTACGCCAAGGCCAACCCATTGGTTGTCGAGTGACCTTGCGCAAACGCTTGATGTGGGAGTTTTTATACCGCCTCATCAATATCTCATTGCCACGGGTTCGTGATTTTAGAGGGGTTTCAGGTAAGGCGTTTGATAATGATGGCAATTATACTTTAGGCATTAAAGAACAAATTATTTTTCCTGAAATTAATTTTGATAATGTCAGTAAAGTTTACGGTCTTAACGTTTCATTAGTTACCACCGCTAAAACAACCCCCGAGGCTAAAAGTCTTTTAAAAAATTTAGGAGTCCCTTTTAGGAATTAA
- a CDS encoding type Z 30S ribosomal protein S14, with translation MAKTSIIIKSKRKPKFKVRKYNRCPLCGRPRAYLRRFDMCRLCFRLRANRGEIPGVTKSSW, from the coding sequence ATGGCTAAAACATCCATCATTATTAAATCAAAACGTAAGCCTAAGTTTAAAGTTAGAAAATATAATCGATGCCCTCTCTGTGGTAGGCCCCGCGCTTATTTACGCAGGTTTGATATGTGTAGGCTTTGCTTTCGTTTGAGGGCTAACCGTGGAGAAATTCCAGGGGTCACTAAATCAAGTTGGTAA
- the rpsH gene encoding 30S ribosomal protein S8, producing MVNYPLADMLTQIRNGLKARKLKIKLPASKLTAKVAEILKTEGFIRDFQTVADKKQNILEINLKYARGHTGAIRYLQCVSSPGRRVYIKAHEIAPVRSGLGIGIYTTPRGVLTDKQAAEHKVGGEYLCKVW from the coding sequence ATGGTCAATTATCCGCTAGCAGACATGTTAACTCAAATCCGTAACGGTTTAAAGGCGAGGAAACTCAAAATAAAGCTTCCAGCTTCCAAGCTAACCGCCAAAGTAGCAGAGATTTTAAAAACAGAAGGTTTTATTCGAGATTTTCAAACGGTTGCTGATAAGAAACAAAATATTTTAGAGATCAATCTAAAATATGCACGGGGCCATACCGGGGCCATTCGTTATTTACAGTGTGTAAGCAGCCCGGGGCGTCGAGTTTATATTAAAGCTCATGAAATTGCGCCCGTGCGGAGTGGTTTAGGCATTGGGATTTATACGACACCTCGCGGTGTTTTAACAGATAAACAAGCTGCTGAACATAAAGTTGGTGGCGAATATCTTTGTAAGGTTTGGTGA